The DNA window TTCCCGCGGCGGCGACGACTTCCGTACGGCCGCCTCCACCCTGGCCGGGCTGGGATACTTTCTCGACGCATGGGTGTTGACGGCCCAGGCGTTTACGCCCCAGAGTCGTCCGCGATCGTTCGTGTTGGGGGTGAAGGAAAGTGCTTTATCGCCTGCCTGGTTCCGGCGGAATACGGAGTCGCCCTTTGATCCCTGGCGGGAAGCCGTGCTGGCGACGCCGGGTTTGCGTTCGTCGCGCCTGCTCGCCCTGATGGAGAGCACCCCCTTGGCGACCGGCTGGGTGACCAGGCGCCTGACCGATCCGCCGCAGGTTGACTATGACCTGCTCGCCTGGCTGGATACCGACAACGATCAGCCCTGGTGGGACCAGTCCCAGGTGGACCGCCATTACGCCATGATGAGCGACGCCCACCGCGGCCGGGTCGAGGCCTGGCTGGAGCAGGGAGGCCGCCATGTGGCGACCGTTTTTCGGAGGATGCGCAAAGGCGAACAACGGGCCGAGGTGCGTTTCGACGGGGCGGCCGGCTGCCTGCGCACCCCGCGGGGCGGCAGCGCGCGGCAGATCGTGCTGGCGGCGATCGACGGCCGGCTTCGCATGCGCTGGATGACGCCGCGCGAGTGCGCCCGACTGCAGGGGGCTCCCAACTTTGTGATCGACGTTCCCGACAGCCAAGCGCTGTTCGGGTTTGGCGACGCGGTTTGCGTGCCCGTCATCGAGTGGATCGACCAGCACCTTCTCACTCCGACCTTTCAGGAATGGCAGGCAGCGCACGAAAAAAGCCGGCCTGCGCGGGTGTCGCGTTAGCCGGCCTGGATGGGGGTTTGTCGTCTTTCACTGCTGGAAAGTCGACCGATGTCTTACGGGTAGTAGCGGCGGAAGTTGTTGAAGCCGCTGTTCTGCTGGTTGTTGTAGCGGTTGTAGCCGTTGCCGTTTAAGCTCGATCCCCACTGGTTGGACTGGCTGCGGCCGCTGTTCTGGACGTAGCTGCCGCCGGGGCCGCCGCCCCAGCGGGACTGTTGCGAGGAGAAGTTGCTGGTGTTGTTGTTATAGGAACCGTTCGGACCCGAACCCCAGTTGCTGGACCAGCTGCTGCTCCAGCTGGAGCTGGAACCGCTGAAGCCCTGGGCGTTCGCTTCGCTGACCAGACCGAGAAGACCAAGGACGGCGACCGACAGGAGGATTTTTTTGCAAGCGTTCATGGGATTCACTTTCACAAATTGAGGGGAGAGGAAGGATCGGCTTTCAACGCCTTTTCAAGTTGTTGGCGGCGTGTGACTTGTCACTGCCGTTACTACTTCATCCCTCAAACCCCGTCCCAGCGGACAGCCGGCTGCAGAAGTTCCCGATTTTCTTGGAGATGGGCTCAAGTCGTCTGGCTGGGGCTCCCTTGCCGCTGACGCACGAAAAAAGCCGGCCTGCGTGGTTCACGCCTGGGCCGGCTTTGTTTCTTGAATGTCGCCTTTCGCTCCGCGAAAGTAGCGTTCTTTCGTCTTACGGGTAGTAGCGGCGGAAGTTGTTGAAGCCGCTGTTCTGCTGGTTGTTGTAGCGGTTGTAGCCGTTGCCGTTTAAGCTCGATCCCCACTGGTTCGACTGGCTGCGGCCGCTGCTCTGCGAGTAGCTGCCGCCCGGTCCGCTGCCCCAGCGGGACTGCTGCGAAGAGGAGTTGCTGGTGTTGTTGTTGTAAGAACCGCCGGGACCATAACCCCAGCTGCTGGACGAGCTGCTGCTCCAACTCGAGCTGGAACCGCTGCTGAACTGGGCTTTCGCTTCGCTGGCCATGCCGAGGAGACCGAGGATTGCGACCGACAGGAGGATCTTTTTGCAAGCGTTCATGGGATTCACTTTCGTACGTTTGAGAGTAGATGTTTCGCGGCGATGATCGCCGTTTCAAGTCGTTTGCGGCGTGTGATTTGTCACTGCCGTTACTACTTCATCCCTCAAACGCCGTCCTGCCGGACAACCGCGGGCGAAAGTTCCTGATTTTCTAGGAGATGGGCTCAAGTCGTCTCGCGTCGTTCCTCCGCGACGCAACGAAAAAAGCCGGCCTGCGTGGTGAACGCCTGGGCCGGCTTTGTTTCGGGAATGTCGCCTTTCGCTCCGCGAAAGTAGCGTTCTTTATCTTACGGGTAGTAGCGGCGGAAGTTATTGAAGCCGCTGTTCTGCTGGTTGTTGTAGCGGTTGTAGCCGTTGCCGTTTAAGCTCGATCCCCACTGGTTCGACTGGCTGCGGCCGCTGCTCTGCGAGTAGCTTCCGCCCGGTCCGCTGCCCCAGCGGGACTGCTGCGAAGAGGAGTTGCTGGTGTTGTTGTTATAAGAGCCGCCGGGACCATAACCCCAGCTGCTGGACGAGCTGCTGCTCCAGCTCGAGCTGGAGCCGCTACTGAACTGGGCTTTCGCTTCGCTGACCATGCCGAGGAGACCGAGGATTGCGACCGACAGAAGGATCTTTTTGCAAGCGTTCATGGGATTCACTTTCGTACGTTTGAGAGTAGATGTTGCGGCGATGATCGCCGTTTCAAGTCGTTTGCGGCGGGTGATTTGTCACTGCCGTTACTACTTCATCCCTCAAACGTGATCCCACCGGACAGCCGGCGGAGAAAGTTCTCTTTTATTTTTGAGACGGGCTCAAGTCGTCCCACTGCGTTTTCCCTGATCTTCGTTGGCCGTCCTCTGGCTGGCCTCGACGGCTTTTTCGAAGCGGCGATCGGGCAGGAACCAGATCCCGGCGACCAGCAGGTACAGGACCAGCGCGATCCACGGCTGCACAAACGCCAGACCGATGCCGAGCCCATACAGACCAATCGAGAACAACCCTTTCAAGTCGCTGCCGAGCGCCGCCTGCAAGCGAACGTTTCGATGGGGCCTCGCCACCAGAGCGGCCTGCAGCATCTTCCAGGCAATGGCGGAAAACAGCAGCACTACGCCGTAGAGCGCCGTGGGCAACGGGGCGAACTGGTTCTGCCCCATCCAGCCCGTCACAAAGGGAATCAGCGACAGCCAGAACAGCAGATGCAGGTTGGCCCATAGCGCCAGCCCGCCCAGGCGTTCCGTCAACTGGAACAGGTGATGGTGGTTGTTCCAGTAGATGCCGACATACACAAAGCTAAGGGCGTACGTGGCGAAGACCGGCAGCATCGGAGCAAGGGCGTTCCCGTCGGTCCCCTGGGGGACCTTCATCTCCAGCACCATGATCGTAATGATAATCGCCAGCACGCCGTCGCTGAACGCTTCCAGACGGGAACTCTTCATGCGGCGCCTGGGGCAAACGAAGAAGGAGGAAGCGGCGT is part of the Lignipirellula cremea genome and encodes:
- a CDS encoding TMEM175 family protein, with translation MKSSRLEAFSDGVLAIIITIMVLEMKVPQGTDGNALAPMLPVFATYALSFVYVGIYWNNHHHLFQLTERLGGLALWANLHLLFWLSLIPFVTGWMGQNQFAPLPTALYGVVLLFSAIAWKMLQAALVARPHRNVRLQAALGSDLKGLFSIGLYGLGIGLAFVQPWIALVLYLLVAGIWFLPDRRFEKAVEASQRTANEDQGKRSGTT
- a CDS encoding DNA cytosine methyltransferase — protein: MPAREKSFCEFFAGIGLVHEALRSGDWDCVYANDIDPKKAAMHAAHFGPTPYHVGDVWQADAVLEKIPGRPFLATASFPCTDMSLAGRMQGFQGGESSAFFGFCNVLEALGERQPEMVLLENVTGFLTSRGGDDFRTAASTLAGLGYFLDAWVLTAQAFTPQSRPRSFVLGVKESALSPAWFRRNTESPFDPWREAVLATPGLRSSRLLALMESTPLATGWVTRRLTDPPQVDYDLLAWLDTDNDQPWWDQSQVDRHYAMMSDAHRGRVEAWLEQGGRHVATVFRRMRKGEQRAEVRFDGAAGCLRTPRGGSARQIVLAAIDGRLRMRWMTPRECARLQGAPNFVIDVPDSQALFGFGDAVCVPVIEWIDQHLLTPTFQEWQAAHEKSRPARVSR